One region of Citrus sinensis cultivar Valencia sweet orange chromosome 6, DVS_A1.0, whole genome shotgun sequence genomic DNA includes:
- the LOC102609494 gene encoding iron-sulfur cluster co-chaperone protein HscB homolog has product MNRTKKLWKPFCQVAHRALPSTSRFKLSNYNYNFSTQIYFLDCTSSSRIQNPSLYCGLCYYFEILKFSGRSFCSESAEKASNTTCWNCNEAPKAAPFLFCESCRSVQPVDHSVDYFQIFGLEKKYEIGNEKLEGKYKDWQKRIHPDLVHSKSEKEREYAAEQSGRVIEAYRTLTNPLARAIYILRLEGVEVNEDETVSEPELLMEIMEIREAVEDAADSQTLKEIQSQMQEKLIHWGNSFADAYQNRNFDEARVCIRRMTYYHRVNEEIAKKL; this is encoded by the exons ATGAACAGAACAAAGAAGCTATGGAAGCCTTTCTGCCAAGTTGCACACAGAGCCTTGCCTTCAACTTCTCGTTTCAAACTTtctaattataattacaatttttccACACAAATTTACTTTCTCGATTGCACGTCGTCTTCTCGTATCCAAAATCCAAGTTTATACTGCGGACTCTGTTATTATTtcgaaattttgaaattttccgGGAGAAGCTTCTGTTCGGAATCTGCAGAGAAAGCTAGCAATACCACGTGTTGGAACTGCAATGAAGCGCCTAAAGCGgcaccttttttattttgcgaGTCATGTCGAAGTGTTCAGCCTGTTGATCACTCTGTGGATTACTTTCAAATCTTTGGATT AGAGAAGAAGTATGAAATTGGGAATGAGAAGCTAGAGGGAAAATACAAGGACTGGCAGAAAAGGATTCATCCTGATCTAGTTCATTCGAAATCTGAG aaagagagagagtatgCTGCTGAACAATCTGGTCGAGTGATTGAAGCATATCGCACACTTACCAACCCATTGGCACGGGCAATATACATT CTGAGACTTGAAGGAGTAGAAGTTAATGAAGACGAGACAGTTTCTGAACCAGAGTTGCTGATGGAG ATTATGGAGATCAGGGAAGCTGTAGAAGATGCAGCTGATTCACAAACTTTAAAGGAGATTCAGTCTCAG ATGCAAGAGAAATTGATCCATTGGGGTAACTCCTTCGCCGATGCGTACCAAAACCGGAATTTTGATGAAGCCAGGGTTTGTATTCGGAGAATGACTTACTATCATCGTGTAAATGAAGAAATTGCAAAGAAGCTTTAA
- the LOC102610085 gene encoding putative pentatricopeptide repeat-containing protein At5g06400, mitochondrial: MRNLARFQSVCSNSVHKRPQSHLYKLQISRHSSSSKSSKPPQFNKPEKLQTNTYASLFNEITEILGADNVTTDETPSGFSASKRAPLELIEVSDRFGCSTHAVCENAEEENLSVLEDTRVGNLGGIDVSPIVHEITEIVRAGNDVVSMEERLENLSFRFEPEVVDKVLKRCFKVPHLALRFFNWVKLREGFCHTTETYNTMLTIAGEAKELELLEELEREMEINSCEKNIKTWTILVSLYGKAKLIGKALLVFEKMRKYGFEPDAVAYKVLVRSLCNAGKGDIALEFYKEMAQKEMVLDLSLYKIVMNCAAKLGDVDAVLSIADDMVRISQIPERDAYGCVLKSFCVSMRIREALEFIRNLKSKEISMDRDHFETLVKGLCIAGRISDALEIVDIMMRRNLVDGKIYGIIISGYLRKNDLSKALVQFERMKESGYLPMASTYTELMQHLFKLNEYKKGCELYNEMLKRGIQPDSVAVTAMVAGHVRQDNLSEAWKVFKCMEDKGIRPTGKSYSVFIKELCRVSRTNEILKVLNNMQASKIVIGDEIFHWVISCMEKKGEMESVEKVKRMQGICKHHPQEGEASGNDASRGQGPNVEFDHNEMERKTTVSHLVEPLPKPYCEQDLHEICRMLSSSTDWYHIQESLEKCAVQFTPELVLEILHNSEMHGSAALHFFSWVGKQADYSHSSATYNMAIKIAGRGKDFKHMRNLFYEMRRNGYLITPDTWTIMMMQYGRAGLTEMAMRVFEDMKANDCNPSGSTYKYLIISLSGRKGRKVDHAIKIFQEMVNAGHIPDKELVEIYLDCLCEVGMLQLAKSCMDVLRKVGFTVPLSYSLYIRALCRAGELEEALALLDEVKEERSKLDEFVFGSLIHGLVQRGQIEEALAKVETMKQAGIYPTVHVYTSFVVHFFREKQVGRALEIFERMRQEGCEPTVVTYTALIQGFVNLGKVAEAWDVFYRMKIKGPFPDFRTYSMFIGCLCKVGKSEEALQLLSEMTESGIVPSNINFRTIFFGLNREGKRDLARSVVQKKCTLINSRKFLT; the protein is encoded by the coding sequence ATGAGGAACTTAGCGAGATTCCAATCTGTGTGTTCAAATTCAGTCCATAAACGTCCTCAATCCCATCTCTATAAACTTCAAATTTCTCGTCACTCAAGTTCTTCCAAATCATCTAAACCACCCCAATTCAATAAACCCGAAAAACTCCAAACAAATACATATGCTTCACTCTTCAACGAGATTACTGAAATTCTAGGCGCTGACAATGTAACCACAGATGAAACCCCATCTGGGTTTTCAGCATCCAAAAGAGCCCCCTTGGAATTAATTGAGGTCAGTGATCGCTTTGGTTGTAGTACACATGCTGTTTGTGAAAATGCCGAAGAGGAGAATTTGTCGGTTTTGGAAGATACTCGGGTGGGGAATTTAGGCGGAATCGATGTTAGTCCAATAGTTCACGAGATTACAGAGATTGTTCGAGCGGGAAATGATGTTGTTTCAATGGAGGAAAGATTAGAGAATTTGAGCTTTCGGTTTGAACCTGAGGTTGTTGATAAGGTATTGAAAAGATGCTTTAAAGTGCCGCATTTGGCTTTAAGGTTTTTTAATTGGGTGAAGTTAAGAGAAGGGTTTTGTCATACAACTGAGACTTATAATACCATGTTGACCATTGCTGGGGAAGCAAAAGAGTTGGAGCTGTTGGAGGAATTGGAGAGGGAAATGGAGATAAACTCATGTGAGAAGAATATCAAGACTTGGACAATTCTTGTATCGCTGTATGGAAAGGCGAAGTTGATAGGCAAAGCCTTGTTGGTTTTTGAGAAGATGAGGAAATATGGCTTTGAACCAGATGCAGTGGCTTACAAAGTGCTGGTACGATCTCTTTGTAATGCTGGAAAAGGCGACATTGCGCTGGAATTTTATAAAGAGATGGCCCAGAAGGAGATGGTGCTTGACTTGAGTTTGTACAAGATTGTGATGAATTGTGCTGCAAAATTAGGAGATGTAGATGCAGTTCTCTCTATTGCAGATGATATGGTAAGGATCTCCCAGATTCCAGAGCGTGATGCTTACGGTTGTGTGCTGAAGAGTTTTTGCGTTTCTATGAGAATTAGGGAAGCTCTAGAATTCATTCGAAACCTCAAGAGTAAAGAGATCTCAATGGACCGTGACCATTTTGAGACTTTGGTGAAAGGCCTGTGTATTGCTGGTAGGATTTCTGATGCTTTGGAGATTGTCGACATTATGATGAGAAGAAATTTGGTTGATGGGAAGATTTATGGGATTATTATCAGTGGGTACTTGAGGAAAAAtgatctttccaaagctctcGTTCAGTTtgaaagaatgaaagaatCTGGATATTTGCCTATGGCTTCTACCTATACTGAGCTAATGCAACATCTCTTCAAGTTAAATGAGTATAAAAAAGGATGCGAGCTATACAATGAGATGCTGAAAAGAGGAATCCAACCGGACAGTGTGGCCGTCACTGCAATGGTTGCAGGACATGTTCGCCAAGACAATCTATCTGAAGCGTGGAAGGTGTTCAAATGTATGGAGGATAAGGGCATCAGGCCCACTGGGAAATCCTACTCTGTATTTATCAAGGAGCTTTGTAGAGTTTCAAGgacaaatgaaattttaaaggtTTTAAACAACATGCAGGCTTCCAAGATAGTCATTGGAGATGAAATATTCCATTGGGTTATATCGTGTATGGAGAAAAAGGGAGAAATGGAGAGTGTTGAAAAAGTAAAGCGGATGCAAGGTATCTGTAAGCATCATCCTCAAGAAGGTGAGGCATCTGGCAATGATGCATCCAGGGGACAAGGGCCCAATGTGGAGTTTGACCATAATGAAATGGAGCGAAAGACTACAGTTTCTCACTTGGTGGAGCCACTTCCAAAGCCTTACTGTGAGCAGGATTTGCATGAAATTTGTAGGATGTTATCATCCTCAACAGACTGGTACCACATCCAAGAATCTCTGGAAAAGTGCGCTGTCCAGTTCACCCCAGAACTTGTTCTCGAGATTTTGCATAACAGTGAAATGCATGGTAGTGCAGCTTTACATTTTTTCTCATGGGTTGGTAAACAAGCTGATTATAGCCATAGTTCAGCAACTTACAACATGGCTATCAAAATTGCGGGACGTGGGAAAGATTTCAAGCACATGCGAAACCTCTTTTATGAAATGAGAAGAAATGGTTACTTAATTACACCAGATACATGGACAATCATGATGATGCAATATGGTCGGGCAGGCCTAACAGAGATGGCTATGAGGGTTTTCGAAGATATGAAAGCTAATGATTGTAATCCATCTGGTAGTACCTACAAGTATTTAATCATATCTCTTTCTGGGAGAAAAGGCAGGAAGGTAGATCATGCCATAAAAATATTCCAGGAAATGGTAAATGCAGGGCATATCCCTGATAAGGAGCTGGTTGAAATTTATCTTGATTGTTTATGTGAAGTTGGTATGCTGCAACTAGCTAAAAGCTGCATGGATGTATTACGGAAAGTTGGTTTCACAGTTCCACTAAGTTACTCCTTGTACATTAGAGCTCTTTGTCGAGCAGGGGAGTTGGAAGAAGCTTTAGCCTTGCTTGATGAAGTTAAAGAAGAGCGATCTAAGCTGGATGAGTTTGTTTTTGGAAGCCTTATTCATGGATTGGTGCAAAGAGGACAAATAGAAGAGGCATTGGCTAAGGTGGAAACGATGAAGCAGGCTGGAATTTATCCTACTGTCCATGTTTATACATCCTTTGTAGTACATTTCTTCAGAGAGAAGCAAGTAGGAAGagctttagaaatttttgaaagaatGCGACAGGAGGGTTGTGAGCCGACTGTCGTTACTTACACTGCCTTGATTCAAGGTTTTGTGAACTTAGGCAAGGTTGCTGAAGCTTGGGATGTCTTTTACCGGATGAAAATTAAAGGACCTTTTCCAGATTTTAGGACTTATTCGATGTTCATTGGTTGTCTTTGTAAGGTAGGTAAATCTGAAGAAGCTTTGCAGCTTCTATCTGAAATGACTGAAAGTGGGATTGTTCCtagtaatattaattttcgAACAATCTTTTTTGGACTTAATAGAGAAGGTAAGCGAGATTTAGCTCGTTCTGTAGTGCAGAAAAAGTGTACTCTAATAAATAGTCGCAAGTTCTTAACATga